From Halapricum desulfuricans, a single genomic window includes:
- a CDS encoding proteasome assembly chaperone family protein translates to MVPDPTFEMKVSGDQRPGSSLVVGLSHFGMAGLSAVDYLVRHTDAEQIGHISPDEFPAIAPFQNGEPRHHTRLYHLSDVNISVLVGELFVPVWAAHSFADAIVDWVDSVPIEEIAILHGVPYPHGPDEHGVFHVSTPTYHTRRIAETDIQPLGGGLFDGVVGEIVTRSLDDRAPPTGVYVTPAHPPGPDLDAALVLLDAIQDIYDISVDAEELKQRSEELKQYYTELSERMQSISDGEQPLGSRDYPDDRMYM, encoded by the coding sequence ATGGTACCGGACCCCACATTCGAGATGAAGGTGTCGGGCGATCAGCGACCCGGAAGCTCACTCGTCGTGGGCCTGTCCCACTTCGGGATGGCCGGGCTCTCTGCCGTCGACTATCTCGTCAGACACACGGACGCCGAGCAGATCGGACACATTTCACCCGACGAGTTCCCCGCGATCGCGCCCTTCCAGAACGGCGAGCCGCGCCACCACACCCGGCTCTATCACCTGTCGGACGTGAACATCTCGGTGCTGGTCGGCGAGTTGTTCGTGCCCGTCTGGGCGGCACACTCGTTCGCTGACGCGATCGTGGACTGGGTCGACTCCGTGCCGATCGAGGAGATCGCGATCCTCCACGGCGTCCCGTACCCACACGGCCCGGACGAACACGGCGTCTTCCACGTCTCGACACCCACCTATCACACCCGACGGATCGCCGAGACCGACATTCAGCCGTTAGGCGGCGGCCTCTTCGATGGCGTCGTGGGCGAGATCGTCACTCGCAGTCTCGACGACCGGGCACCACCGACCGGGGTGTACGTCACCCCGGCCCATCCACCCGGTCCCGATCTCGATGCCGCGCTCGTGCTGCTGGACGCCATCCAGGACATCTACGACATTTCGGTCGACGCGGAGGAACTGAAACAACGCTCGGAAGAACTCAAGCAGTACTACACCGAACTCTCGGAACGGATGCAGTCGATCAGCGACGGCGAGCAACCACTCGGAAGCCGGGACTATCCAGACGACCGAATGTACATGTAA
- the argF gene encoding ornithine carbamoyltransferase translates to MPRHLLDIDDLSPDELLTVLDRAADRKAAHEAGTDDEPFDNQTLGMIFEKPSTRTRVSFETGMTQLGGHAIFLGPDDIHLGHGEPIKDTARALSRYVDVIMARLFDHEDAEQLAEYATVPFVNGLTDEAHPCQTLADLLTIREQFGGFDEVRVAWVGDGNNVAQSFVLGAAMVGLELTVATPEDYGIDAEVLDRAAELGTAPETTHDPEAAVAGADVVYTDVFVSMGEEDEREEKLDAFDGFQVTTELVGDRKLMHCLPAHRGEEVTDEVVESDNAIVWDQAENRLHAQKGLLVWLSEQS, encoded by the coding sequence ATGCCACGCCACCTGCTCGACATCGACGACCTCTCGCCGGACGAACTGCTGACCGTCCTCGACCGCGCGGCCGACCGCAAGGCCGCCCACGAGGCCGGGACCGACGACGAACCGTTCGACAACCAGACGCTCGGGATGATCTTCGAGAAGCCCAGCACCCGAACCCGCGTCTCCTTCGAGACCGGCATGACACAGCTGGGTGGCCACGCGATCTTCCTGGGTCCGGACGACATCCACCTCGGCCACGGCGAGCCGATCAAAGACACCGCCCGAGCGCTCTCACGGTACGTCGACGTGATCATGGCCCGTCTGTTCGACCACGAGGACGCCGAACAGTTGGCCGAGTACGCGACCGTCCCCTTCGTCAACGGACTGACTGACGAGGCCCACCCCTGCCAGACGCTGGCGGATCTACTGACGATCCGCGAACAGTTCGGCGGCTTCGACGAGGTCCGGGTTGCGTGGGTCGGTGACGGTAACAACGTCGCCCAGTCGTTCGTGCTCGGCGCGGCGATGGTCGGACTCGAGCTCACCGTTGCGACGCCTGAGGATTACGGGATTGACGCCGAGGTGCTCGATAGGGCCGCGGAACTCGGAACGGCCCCGGAGACGACCCACGACCCCGAGGCTGCGGTCGCGGGCGCGGATGTCGTCTACACAGACGTGTTTGTCAGTATGGGCGAAGAGGACGAGCGCGAGGAGAAACTCGACGCCTTCGACGGCTTTCAGGTGACGACCGAGCTCGTCGGCGACCGGAAGCTGATGCACTGTCTGCCGGCACATCGCGGCGAAGAGGTGACCGACGAGGTCGTCGAGAGCGACAACGCAATCGTCTGGGATCAGGCGGAGAACCGGCTGCATGCCCAGAAGGGACTGCTGGTGTGGCTGTCCGAGCAGTCCTGA
- a CDS encoding [LysW]-lysine hydrolase — protein sequence MSTTIPTAPVPTGDARELLVDLVETPSVTPEETEAAKVLVDFFEGHDREVWIDDIGNVRAPADDGVLLTSHIDTVPGDIPVRVEETTRSEARYGGDLVGEDSDEEIEVLWGRGSVDAKGPLAAMAAVAVETGASFAGVVGEEVDSRGGHHLVESRESEPEAVINGEPSGWEGITLGYRGLLGGNYVATSESGHSSRPDDNAIQDAINWWRRVEEEFDHDEWVPVFERVTPKPTSIDGGISEDGLSVETTMRLQLRVPPEYTTEEIREIADGHLENGTVHWDDQVEPVMMSPRTGPGRAFRAAIRKHDGDPRLLRKTGTSDMNVYADAWDCPMVTYGPGDSDLDHSPNEHLPFEEYDRSIAVLKDATESLLED from the coding sequence ATGAGTACCACCATTCCCACCGCGCCGGTCCCGACCGGCGACGCTCGTGAGTTGCTCGTCGACCTCGTCGAGACACCGTCGGTCACCCCCGAGGAAACGGAGGCCGCGAAGGTGCTCGTGGACTTCTTCGAGGGCCACGACCGGGAGGTCTGGATCGACGACATCGGCAACGTCCGGGCACCCGCCGACGACGGCGTCCTCCTGACGAGCCACATCGACACCGTCCCGGGTGATATCCCCGTGCGAGTCGAGGAAACCACGCGCTCGGAGGCGCGATACGGCGGCGACCTGGTCGGCGAGGATTCCGACGAGGAGATCGAGGTGCTGTGGGGTCGTGGCAGCGTCGATGCGAAGGGGCCGCTGGCCGCGATGGCGGCGGTCGCCGTCGAAACCGGGGCTTCCTTCGCCGGTGTCGTCGGCGAGGAGGTCGATTCCCGAGGCGGACATCACCTCGTCGAGAGCCGCGAATCCGAGCCCGAAGCCGTCATCAACGGCGAGCCCTCCGGCTGGGAGGGAATCACGCTCGGGTATCGGGGCCTGCTGGGCGGCAACTACGTCGCCACCAGCGAGTCGGGACACTCCTCGCGGCCGGACGACAACGCGATCCAGGACGCCATCAACTGGTGGCGTCGCGTCGAAGAGGAGTTCGATCACGACGAGTGGGTCCCGGTCTTCGAGCGCGTCACGCCCAAACCAACCAGCATCGATGGCGGGATATCGGAGGACGGACTGTCGGTCGAGACGACGATGCGCCTGCAGTTGCGCGTCCCGCCGGAGTACACGACCGAGGAGATCCGCGAGATCGCCGACGGCCACCTCGAGAACGGGACCGTCCACTGGGACGACCAGGTCGAACCGGTGATGATGAGTCCCCGGACCGGGCCGGGGCGAGCGTTTCGGGCCGCGATCCGCAAGCACGACGGGGACCCACGCTTGCTGCGCAAGACCGGCACCAGCGACATGAACGTCTACGCCGACGCGTGGGACTGTCCGATGGTCACCTACGGCCCTGGTGATTCGGATCTTGACCATTCCCCGAACGAACACCTCCCCTTCGAGGAGTACGACCGCTCGATCGCCGTACTGAAAGACGCCACCGAAAGCCTACTGGAGGATTGA
- a CDS encoding aspartate aminotransferase family protein codes for MSGFVFNEKPIRIERGEGSYVYDDSGTEYLDMGASYACVPLGHGHDAVQEAVTEQFEKITYVQASYPNAQRTALYELLAETAPGDIDNTWLCNSGTEANEAALKFARSATGNSKIVATMQGFHGRTMGALATTWKDKYKKPYEPLIGDVEFVPYNDSEALEEAVDEDTAAFIVEPVQGEGGINPATRQFLQDAREITEEAGAALIFDEVQTGMGRTGTLWAAEQIGVVPDMLTSAKGLGNGFPVGATLVRDWVAENYGSHASTFSGGPVISAAAGATVSTMVEEEIPAHAGKVGQYLQDELEAALGDDVRDVRGEGLMIGVEVKRGANRYLKQLAMDHRILALPAGRTVIRLLPPLTITESEADQVVEALTELLTDT; via the coding sequence ATGAGCGGATTCGTCTTCAACGAAAAGCCGATTCGGATCGAACGCGGAGAGGGATCGTACGTCTACGACGACTCTGGAACCGAGTACCTCGACATGGGGGCCTCGTACGCCTGCGTCCCGCTGGGACACGGCCACGACGCCGTCCAGGAGGCGGTCACCGAGCAGTTCGAGAAGATCACCTACGTGCAGGCGTCGTATCCAAACGCCCAGCGCACGGCGCTGTACGAACTGCTCGCCGAGACCGCGCCGGGCGACATCGACAACACATGGCTGTGTAACTCCGGGACCGAGGCCAACGAAGCCGCACTCAAATTCGCCCGGAGTGCGACCGGCAACTCCAAGATCGTCGCCACGATGCAGGGCTTTCACGGCCGGACGATGGGCGCGCTGGCGACGACCTGGAAGGACAAGTACAAGAAACCCTACGAGCCGCTGATCGGTGACGTGGAGTTCGTCCCGTACAACGACAGCGAGGCGCTCGAAGAGGCCGTCGACGAGGACACTGCGGCGTTTATCGTCGAACCGGTCCAGGGCGAGGGCGGGATCAACCCCGCCACCCGACAGTTCCTGCAGGACGCCCGCGAGATCACCGAGGAGGCCGGAGCGGCGCTGATCTTCGATGAGGTCCAGACGGGTATGGGACGGACCGGGACGCTGTGGGCCGCCGAACAGATCGGCGTCGTGCCCGACATGCTCACCTCGGCGAAGGGGCTGGGCAACGGCTTCCCGGTCGGCGCGACGCTCGTACGCGACTGGGTCGCTGAGAACTACGGCAGCCACGCCTCGACGTTCTCGGGCGGGCCGGTCATCTCCGCTGCCGCGGGTGCGACGGTCTCGACGATGGTCGAAGAGGAGATCCCCGCTCACGCCGGCAAGGTCGGTCAGTATCTCCAGGACGAACTCGAAGCCGCGCTCGGCGACGACGTGCGCGACGTGCGCGGGGAAGGACTGATGATCGGTGTCGAGGTCAAACGCGGCGCGAACCGCTATCTGAAGCAACTGGCGATGGATCACCGGATCCTGGCACTGCCGGCGGGCCGGACCGTGATCCGGCTGCTTCCGCCGCTGACGATCACCGAATCCGAGGCCGATCAGGTGGTCGAGGCCCTCACTGAGCTACTGACAGACACATGA
- a CDS encoding acetylglutamate/acetylaminoadipate kinase: protein MTVVVKVGGARAVDPEGALADVATLSEAGEDVVVVHGGSTKVDETLERMGIEPEYVETPSGVVGRFTDEETMEVFEMVFGHLNTRLVAGLQSQGVDAVGLNGVDGKLLYGPRKSAVRVVEDGKKKIRRGDHSGTIEQVNAELLESLLDDGYTPVAGPPMAGEDDGEVIAVNTDADRSAAAIAGALEATLVLLTDVEGVYEDPDDPETLIERVETAGDWSTLEDAAEGFMGRKIMAVEEALEGGTPKAVIADANAESPITSALDGNGTHVYASALGTADQQEESP, encoded by the coding sequence GTGACCGTCGTCGTCAAGGTCGGCGGTGCCCGCGCAGTCGACCCCGAGGGGGCGCTGGCGGACGTGGCGACGCTGTCCGAAGCGGGTGAAGACGTGGTGGTCGTCCACGGCGGGTCGACGAAAGTCGATGAGACGCTCGAACGCATGGGGATCGAGCCCGAATACGTCGAGACGCCGTCCGGCGTCGTCGGGCGATTCACTGACGAGGAAACGATGGAAGTATTCGAGATGGTCTTCGGACACCTCAACACGCGACTCGTCGCCGGGCTACAGAGCCAGGGCGTCGACGCGGTCGGGCTGAACGGCGTCGACGGAAAGTTGCTGTACGGCCCGCGAAAGTCCGCCGTGCGCGTCGTCGAGGACGGCAAAAAGAAGATCAGGCGCGGCGACCACTCGGGGACGATCGAGCAGGTCAACGCCGAGCTGCTGGAGTCGTTGCTCGACGATGGCTACACCCCCGTGGCCGGACCACCCATGGCGGGCGAGGATGACGGTGAGGTCATCGCCGTCAACACCGACGCCGACCGCTCGGCCGCGGCAATTGCGGGCGCGCTCGAGGCGACGCTCGTGTTGCTGACCGACGTCGAAGGTGTCTACGAGGACCCGGACGACCCCGAAACGCTGATCGAGCGCGTCGAGACGGCCGGGGACTGGTCGACACTGGAAGACGCGGCCGAGGGGTTCATGGGCCGGAAGATCATGGCCGTCGAGGAGGCCCTGGAGGGCGGCACGCCCAAGGCCGTGATCGCCGACGCCAACGCCGAATCGCCGATTACGTCTGCGCTCGACGGTAACGGGACACACGTGTATGCGAGCGCACTTGGGACAGCAGATCAACAGGAGGAGTCACCATGA
- the argC gene encoding N-acetyl-gamma-glutamyl-phosphate reductase: MTYTASVVGGTGFTGGELLRLLAGHPEFEIEQATSRSKKNKTVGHSHPNLRGLDLRFSDPEDLESVDILFAATPHGVSMEQIDQFQDAADTVVDLSADFRLDSEAQYEEWYDGHSRPELLAESEYALPELNRENLEGADLIASGGCNATATILGLLPLFENDVLSGDEQIVVDVKVGSSEGGAGGGPASSHPERSGVVRPYAPTGHRHEAEIEQFLGTGVSFTAHSVDMIRGASATAHVFPDEPVSKGDLWGAYRGSYEDEPFVELVAGGGGVYRYPEPKAVAGTNRAEVGLELDPGNERLVVFSAIDNMMKGSAGQAVHAANIALGIDETAGLQFQGLHPVGAP, encoded by the coding sequence ATGACGTACACAGCGAGTGTCGTCGGCGGGACCGGCTTCACCGGCGGCGAGTTGCTCCGCCTGCTCGCCGGTCATCCGGAGTTCGAGATTGAGCAGGCGACGAGTCGCTCGAAGAAAAACAAGACGGTCGGCCACTCCCATCCCAATCTCCGGGGGCTGGATCTGCGGTTCTCGGATCCCGAGGACCTCGAATCGGTGGACATCCTGTTCGCGGCGACGCCACACGGCGTCTCGATGGAGCAGATCGATCAGTTCCAGGACGCCGCCGACACCGTGGTCGATCTCTCGGCGGACTTTCGCCTCGACAGCGAGGCCCAGTACGAGGAGTGGTACGACGGCCACAGCCGTCCCGAACTGCTGGCCGAAAGCGAGTACGCCCTGCCGGAACTCAACCGCGAGAACCTCGAGGGCGCGGACCTGATCGCCTCCGGGGGCTGTAACGCCACCGCGACGATCCTCGGCTTGCTGCCGCTGTTCGAGAACGACGTCCTCTCCGGCGACGAGCAGATAGTCGTCGACGTGAAGGTTGGGTCCTCGGAGGGCGGTGCCGGTGGCGGTCCGGCCTCGTCCCATCCCGAGCGCAGCGGCGTCGTCCGCCCCTACGCACCGACGGGCCACCGCCACGAGGCCGAGATCGAGCAGTTCCTGGGAACAGGAGTCTCCTTTACGGCACACTCCGTCGACATGATCCGCGGCGCGAGCGCGACCGCGCACGTCTTCCCGGACGAGCCGGTCTCGAAGGGCGACCTCTGGGGAGCGTACCGCGGCTCCTACGAGGACGAACCCTTCGTGGAACTGGTCGCCGGCGGCGGTGGCGTCTACCGCTATCCCGAACCCAAGGCCGTCGCGGGGACGAACAGGGCCGAGGTCGGGCTCGAACTCGATCCCGGGAACGAACGGCTGGTGGTCTTCTCGGCCATCGACAACATGATGAAAGGCTCGGCCGGCCAGGCCGTCCACGCCGCCAACATCGCACTCGGCATCGATGAGACTGCGGGCCTACAGTTCCAGGGACTCCATCCCGTGGGAGCGCCATGA
- the lysX gene encoding lysine biosynthesis protein LysX, protein MKVGLLYSRIRRDEKLLLNELRDRDHEVAKIDVRKQRFSLSEPPEEFSDIDLLLDRCLATSRSLYASKFAEAYDVPIVNEPETAEICADKVKNSLALEEADIPTPNTEVAFTKDAALKIVEDFGYPCVLKPVVGSWGRLMAKLDTRDAAEAVLEHKETLGHYEHKIFYVQEFVDKPGRDIRVLATDGEPVAAMVRSSDHWLTNAAKGAETEAFELNEEALDLVERASEAVGGGLLGVDLMETGVDEDGNPEGYTVHEVNHTVEFKALNDVVDVDVPAAVVDWLETRAEEAQQ, encoded by the coding sequence ATGAAAGTCGGATTGCTGTACTCGCGCATCCGTCGCGACGAGAAGTTGCTGTTGAACGAGTTGCGCGATCGCGATCACGAGGTCGCGAAGATCGACGTGCGAAAACAGCGCTTTTCGCTGTCCGAGCCGCCGGAGGAGTTTTCGGACATCGATCTGCTGCTCGATCGCTGTCTCGCGACCTCGCGCAGCCTCTATGCGAGCAAGTTCGCCGAAGCCTACGACGTGCCGATCGTCAACGAGCCCGAGACCGCCGAGATCTGTGCGGACAAGGTAAAGAACAGTCTCGCGCTAGAGGAGGCAGACATCCCGACGCCGAACACCGAGGTCGCGTTCACCAAGGACGCGGCCCTGAAGATCGTCGAGGACTTCGGGTATCCGTGCGTGCTCAAGCCGGTCGTCGGCTCGTGGGGACGGCTGATGGCCAAGCTGGACACCCGCGACGCCGCAGAGGCAGTCCTGGAACACAAGGAGACGCTTGGCCACTACGAACACAAGATCTTCTACGTCCAGGAGTTCGTCGACAAGCCCGGCCGGGACATCCGCGTGCTCGCGACCGACGGCGAACCGGTAGCGGCGATGGTCCGCTCCTCGGATCACTGGCTGACCAACGCCGCGAAGGGTGCCGAGACCGAGGCCTTCGAACTCAACGAGGAGGCGCTCGACCTCGTCGAGCGTGCGAGCGAGGCCGTCGGTGGCGGGTTGTTGGGAGTTGATCTGATGGAAACCGGTGTCGACGAAGACGGCAACCCCGAGGGCTACACCGTCCACGAGGTCAACCACACGGTCGAGTTCAAGGCGCTGAACGACGTGGTCGACGTGGACGTACCGGCTGCCGTGGTCGACTGGCTGGAGACGAGAGCCGAGGAGGCCCAACAATGA
- the argH gene encoding argininosuccinate lyase, whose product MSEEGPDDDHVADDTEQTVVRRDRFSGGPARGFLSSLEDDERIFEADLAVDRAHVVMLAEQDIIDDIVAGEILAALDEIEADGHDALPEGEDVHEAIESAVIERVGADGGKMHTARSRNDEVATCIRYRLRDDLLETIATVVEARRQFVEMATDHREVVMPGYTHLQPAQPTTVGHWIASYEQALARDTGRLLDAYDRLNQNPLGSAAFAGTPFDVDRGRTAELLGFEGVAENSMDASATRDFLVEVTAALSNLATTLSGLAEDVIVMASKGHVELADEYASTSSIMPQKKNPDTLELVRGRTGDATAGLNGLLTNLKGQPRAYNRDLQRAGRHAWDAIDSVTESVEVAVGAVTTAEWPTETLAEAAGEGFSTATGVADLLATRGVPFRTAHEVVARAAETLQHDENAPDYATLDAVAEEVLGESLSAYVAREAVERALDPAESVRTRDSRGGPAPEAVTEQLEGATERLERDAHALRDRQDALAAATERLDSEVDTYV is encoded by the coding sequence ATGAGCGAAGAGGGACCTGATGACGACCACGTAGCGGACGACACCGAACAGACGGTCGTCCGCCGGGACCGCTTCAGCGGCGGGCCCGCTCGCGGGTTCCTCTCCTCGCTTGAAGACGACGAGCGGATCTTCGAGGCGGATCTGGCAGTCGACCGCGCGCACGTCGTGATGCTCGCCGAGCAGGACATCATCGACGACATCGTGGCTGGCGAGATACTCGCTGCGCTGGACGAAATCGAAGCTGACGGTCACGACGCGTTGCCCGAGGGCGAAGACGTCCACGAGGCCATCGAGTCGGCCGTCATCGAGCGCGTCGGCGCGGACGGCGGCAAGATGCATACCGCGCGTTCGCGCAACGACGAGGTGGCGACCTGCATTCGCTACCGGCTGCGCGATGACCTGCTGGAGACGATCGCGACGGTCGTCGAAGCGCGCCGGCAGTTCGTCGAGATGGCGACTGACCACCGCGAAGTAGTGATGCCCGGCTACACGCACCTGCAGCCGGCCCAGCCGACGACCGTCGGCCACTGGATTGCCTCCTACGAGCAGGCGCTGGCCCGCGACACGGGCCGTCTGCTCGACGCCTACGACCGGCTCAACCAGAACCCGCTTGGCTCGGCCGCGTTCGCGGGGACGCCATTCGACGTGGATCGCGGGCGCACGGCCGAGCTCCTCGGGTTCGAGGGGGTCGCGGAGAACTCGATGGACGCCTCGGCGACCCGGGACTTCCTCGTCGAGGTCACCGCGGCGCTGTCGAACCTGGCGACGACGCTGTCCGGCCTCGCGGAGGACGTGATCGTCATGGCCAGCAAGGGCCACGTCGAACTGGCCGACGAGTACGCCTCGACCTCCTCGATCATGCCCCAGAAGAAGAATCCCGACACGCTGGAACTCGTCCGCGGCCGTACCGGCGACGCGACGGCGGGGCTGAACGGCCTGCTCACGAACCTGAAAGGCCAGCCGCGGGCGTACAACCGCGACCTCCAGCGGGCGGGCCGCCACGCGTGGGACGCCATCGACAGCGTCACCGAGAGTGTCGAGGTCGCCGTGGGCGCGGTCACGACCGCCGAGTGGCCGACCGAGACGCTCGCCGAGGCCGCTGGTGAGGGGTTCTCGACGGCCACCGGCGTCGCGGACCTGCTGGCGACCCGTGGCGTGCCGTTCCGCACCGCCCACGAGGTGGTCGCGCGTGCCGCGGAAACGCTCCAGCACGACGAGAACGCGCCCGACTACGCGACGCTCGATGCCGTCGCCGAGGAAGTGCTGGGCGAGTCGCTCTCGGCATATGTCGCTCGCGAGGCCGTCGAACGCGCGCTCGACCCGGCCGAGTCTGTCCGGACCCGCGACTCACGGGGCGGCCCGGCGCCCGAGGCCGTCACCGAGCAACTCGAAGGGGCGACGGAGCGTCTCGAACGCGACGCACACGCCCTGCGGGACCGCCAGGACGCGCTCGCGGCGGCGACCGAACGCCTCGACTCGGAGGTGGACACCTATGTCTGA
- a CDS encoding argininosuccinate synthase, with translation MPGEHSGTVALAFSGGLDTTVGVSLLKEEYGFDEVIGVTVDVGQPDYEFEEAEETAEALGVDQYVVDAREEFADLCLRAVKANADYQGYPLGTALARPVIAKAIRDVAIEQGANALAHGCTGKGNDQLRFEAVWRDTDLEVIAPVRELGLTREWENEYAKEKGLPVEGGDGGRYSVDTNIWSRSIEGSELEDPATIPDDDIYKWTENPSGKAAELVEIEFDDGIPVALDGDQLGSVELIEQLNEQAGAHGVGRTDMMEDRMLGLKVRENYEHPAATVLLTAHEALEGLVLTQEERQFKTQIDQQWSQKAYEGLIDAPLVDALEGFIDETQERVTGTVTVKLEGGHCRAVSRESEYAVYSESAASFDEEDVSGGITQQDATGVAKYHGFQSRLARKVTESLDGDGEK, from the coding sequence ATGCCAGGCGAACATTCAGGAACCGTCGCGCTCGCCTTCTCGGGCGGGCTCGACACAACGGTCGGCGTATCGCTACTGAAAGAGGAGTACGGATTCGACGAGGTCATCGGCGTCACTGTCGACGTCGGCCAGCCCGACTACGAGTTCGAGGAGGCCGAGGAGACCGCCGAGGCGCTGGGGGTCGACCAGTACGTCGTCGACGCCCGCGAGGAGTTCGCTGACCTGTGTCTGCGCGCAGTCAAGGCCAACGCGGACTACCAGGGCTACCCGCTGGGGACCGCGCTGGCGCGGCCGGTCATCGCCAAGGCAATCCGCGACGTCGCCATCGAACAGGGCGCGAACGCGCTCGCACACGGCTGTACGGGCAAAGGCAACGACCAGTTGCGCTTCGAGGCCGTCTGGCGCGATACCGATCTGGAGGTCATCGCGCCCGTCCGCGAACTCGGACTCACTCGCGAGTGGGAAAACGAGTACGCGAAGGAGAAGGGCCTGCCCGTCGAGGGCGGCGACGGGGGTCGCTACTCCGTCGACACCAACATCTGGAGCCGTTCGATCGAGGGGTCAGAACTGGAAGACCCCGCGACGATCCCCGACGACGACATCTACAAGTGGACCGAGAATCCCTCGGGCAAGGCGGCCGAGCTCGTGGAAATCGAGTTCGATGACGGGATCCCCGTGGCACTGGACGGCGACCAGCTGGGCTCGGTCGAGTTGATCGAACAGCTCAACGAGCAGGCTGGGGCCCACGGCGTCGGTCGCACGGACATGATGGAAGACCGCATGCTCGGGCTCAAGGTGCGCGAGAACTACGAACACCCAGCGGCGACGGTGCTGCTGACCGCACACGAGGCGCTCGAAGGTCTCGTGCTCACTCAGGAGGAGCGCCAGTTCAAGACACAGATCGACCAGCAGTGGTCACAGAAAGCCTACGAGGGCCTGATCGACGCGCCGCTGGTCGACGCGCTGGAAGGGTTCATCGACGAGACCCAAGAGCGGGTCACCGGTACAGTGACAGTCAAACTCGAGGGCGGGCACTGCCGTGCGGTCTCTCGCGAGAGCGAGTACGCTGTCTACTCCGAGTCGGCGGCCAGTTTCGACGAGGAGGACGTCTCGGGCGGGATCACCCAGCAGGACGCCACCGGCGTCGCCAAGTACCACGGCTTCCAGTCGCGTCTGGCCAGGAAAGTCACCGAGAGCCTCGACGGCGACGGGGAGAAGTAG